The following coding sequences are from one Lycium ferocissimum isolate CSIRO_LF1 chromosome 3, AGI_CSIRO_Lferr_CH_V1, whole genome shotgun sequence window:
- the LOC132048682 gene encoding protein SLOW GREEN 1, chloroplastic-like, which translates to MEWFYFNPKQAISTPLSPPPTVEENTEKALEEEIVSNPDDVLILRNLLENRIKNRELPAALSIINKLIELEPNETEWHFLKSHLYVHNGELELAKLGFRDIILKDPYYIEAYRGLVVAAMEDEEMNEMKEIEKMVVEGIKMCKNNENKESELRDLKLLLAQIWVIGEKYDEALKVYRELVDEEPGDYRPYLCQGMIYTALKKNDEAEKYFEKYRGLVPKEHPNAKFEFMMST; encoded by the exons ATGGAAT GGTTTTACTTCAACCCAAAACAAGCTATTTCTACTCCTCTTTCTCCACCACCCACAGTAGAGGAAAATACCGAAAAAGCCCTCGAAGAGGAGATTGTTTCTAACCCCGATGATGTATTAATCTTGAGAAATTTACTGGAAAATCGTATTAAGAATAGAGAATTACCAGCTGCCCTTAGCATAATAAACAAGTTGATAGAGCTCGAGCCAAACGAGACCGAATGGCATTTCTTGAAATCCCATTTATATGTTCATAATGGGGAGCTTGAATTAGCTAAATTAGGTTTTAGAGACATTATATTAAAGGATCCTTATTATATCGAGGCTTATCGAGGACTCGTTGTGGCAGCTATGGAAGAtgaggaaatgaatgaaatgaaagaaatagagaaaatggTTGTGGAAGGAATTAAAATGTGTAAGAATAATGAGAATAAAGAGAGTGAGTTGAGGGATTTAAAGCTTTTGCTTGCACAAATATGGGTTattggagaaaaatatgatgaagcGTTGAAGGTTTATCGCGAATTAGTGGATGAGGAGCCGGGGGATTATAGGCCTTACTTGTGTCAAGGCATGATATATACGGCGTTGAAGAAGAACGACGAGGCTGAGAAGTATTTTGAGAAGTATCGAGGATTGGTACCGAAAGAGCATCCTAATGCTAAATTTGAGTTTATGATGTCGACTTGA